Proteins encoded by one window of Synechococcus sp. WH 7805:
- a CDS encoding NAD(P)-binding protein, protein MADVDLAVIGAGLSGCALVSALRRNHTVDSMVIFEAGRGPGGRCATRRRRDDALWRLDHGAPTLSFSGSPQGRLGALVGDLCDRGVLAPDAGPVVGLDGDGALCEPPAHPLLCGPRWRGQPTMAAVAETLLADAGDAVFTCFGERISKLSWEDGRWLLPGGWRAHTLVLSGTLLAHPRSLAMLGWPDVPLRSAVAVGVDPGLDAALELIAVMTASVRWNLMLELPSVTGDPFSSDPFPRQIWLTPEARDHCGVERLVLHQQSGGRLGLVVHGLDDGAAIRPDTQPDLLVHHEKRLLAVLPQLLVPWPALQAALPGARSLGVMRWGAAQPLDQALPRSLQWCPQARVGFCGDWIAGAGFGMAEGALKSALDLAETLQ, encoded by the coding sequence CCGCAACCACACGGTTGACTCGATGGTGATCTTCGAGGCCGGACGCGGGCCGGGAGGCCGTTGTGCAACGCGACGCCGGCGGGATGATGCCCTCTGGCGACTGGATCATGGGGCACCGACCCTGAGCTTCAGCGGTTCACCCCAGGGACGGTTGGGCGCGCTGGTTGGCGATCTCTGCGATCGCGGGGTTCTGGCTCCGGATGCTGGTCCCGTGGTCGGTCTCGATGGGGATGGCGCGCTGTGTGAGCCTCCCGCTCATCCGTTGCTTTGCGGTCCGCGCTGGCGCGGCCAGCCCACCATGGCCGCCGTGGCCGAAACGCTGTTGGCAGACGCTGGTGACGCTGTCTTCACCTGCTTCGGGGAGCGGATCAGCAAGCTCAGCTGGGAGGACGGACGCTGGTTGCTGCCCGGTGGCTGGCGGGCACACACGCTGGTGTTGAGTGGAACACTGCTGGCCCATCCGCGCTCGCTGGCGATGCTGGGCTGGCCCGATGTTCCATTGCGCAGCGCTGTGGCTGTTGGGGTTGATCCCGGCCTTGATGCAGCGCTTGAGTTGATTGCCGTGATGACGGCCAGCGTGCGCTGGAACCTGATGCTGGAGTTGCCTTCGGTCACTGGCGATCCGTTCTCCAGCGATCCGTTTCCCAGACAGATCTGGCTCACACCGGAGGCTCGGGATCATTGCGGTGTCGAACGGCTGGTTCTGCATCAACAGAGTGGTGGCCGCCTCGGTTTGGTGGTGCATGGCCTCGACGATGGTGCTGCGATCAGGCCGGACACCCAACCGGATCTGCTCGTGCATCACGAGAAGCGACTGCTGGCGGTTTTGCCCCAGCTGCTTGTGCCGTGGCCTGCCTTGCAGGCAGCTCTCCCTGGGGCGCGAAGCCTCGGGGTGATGCGCTGGGGTGCGGCGCAGCCCCTGGATCAAGCGCTGCCCAGGTCTCTGCAGTGGTGTCCGCAGGCCCGGGTGGGCTTCTGCGGCGACTGGATTGCTGGCGCAGGCTTCGGGATGGCGGAAGGCGCTCTGAAGAGCGCGCTGGATCTGGCAGAAACGCTGCAGTGA